The following are encoded together in the Xanthomonas vesicatoria ATCC 35937 genome:
- the folK gene encoding 2-amino-4-hydroxy-6-hydroxymethyldihydropteridine diphosphokinase codes for MHVAFVGLGANLGPAEASVRAAIAALGALPQSALVAASRLYRTPAWGREDQPDFINAVAQLRTELAPLQLLDGLLGIEQSFGRERQAGERWGPRTLDLDLLLYADQVIDLPRLQVPHPHLHARGFALLPLAELAPEAIIPGHGTVRHALQAIDVCGLEPIG; via the coding sequence ATGCATGTTGCCTTCGTCGGCCTGGGTGCCAACCTGGGCCCGGCCGAGGCCAGTGTGCGCGCGGCCATCGCTGCACTCGGCGCGCTGCCGCAGTCCGCTCTGGTTGCGGCTTCGCGCCTGTACCGCACACCGGCCTGGGGCCGCGAGGACCAGCCCGACTTCATCAATGCCGTGGCGCAGCTGCGCACCGAGCTTGCGCCGCTGCAACTGCTGGACGGTTTGCTCGGCATCGAGCAGTCCTTCGGTCGCGAGCGTCAGGCTGGCGAGCGCTGGGGTCCGCGCACGCTGGATCTGGACCTGCTGCTGTACGCCGACCAGGTGATCGACCTGCCACGGCTACAGGTGCCGCACCCGCATCTGCACGCGCGCGGCTTCGCGCTGCTGCCGCTGGCCGAGCTGGCGCCGGAGGCGATCATTCCGGGCCATGGAACAGTGCGGCACGCACTGCAGGCCATCGATGTCTGCGGGCTGGAGCCGATTGGGTAG
- the pcnB gene encoding polynucleotide adenylyltransferase PcnB translates to MGNPATQDGSAIIEPSVTSPFTLRVIPRDQHTISRKDISPNALRVLYRLRESGFGAYLVGGAVRDLLVGGHPKDFDVATSATPEEVKALFRNCRLIGRRFRLAHVVFGREIIEVATFRANIDDGSGDRELDNGRLVRDNVYGSIEDDAIRRDFTCNALYYAIEDFSVRDYCGGFEDVQAKLMKLIGDPELRYQEDPVRMLRAVRLAAKLNFEIEAGSAEPIPRLAGLLSEAAPARLFEEILKLFLSGHGVASFEGLERYGLLGALFPESAAALKSNRSGALRAMVLEGLRNTDARVANDEPVSPAFLFALLLWPAFCRTLMALQAQGVQPEDAQRRAADRVTLHQLERVALPRRFSLPMQEIWLLQTRFSSRQRKRVFRTLSHPRFRAAFDFLVLRQFASADHAADVEFWREAQKSSGQELVDAIESAQADHDGGEGAPRKRRRRRRRTGAAAGE, encoded by the coding sequence TTGGGCAATCCTGCAACACAAGACGGAAGCGCCATCATCGAACCCTCAGTTACATCTCCGTTCACGCTGCGCGTCATCCCACGCGATCAGCACACCATTTCGCGCAAGGACATCAGCCCCAACGCGTTGCGCGTGCTGTACCGCCTGCGCGAATCCGGCTTTGGCGCCTATCTGGTCGGCGGCGCGGTCCGCGATCTGCTGGTCGGCGGCCACCCCAAGGATTTCGACGTCGCCACCAGTGCCACGCCGGAAGAAGTCAAAGCGTTGTTCCGCAATTGCCGCCTGATCGGCCGCCGTTTTCGTCTGGCGCATGTGGTATTTGGCCGCGAGATCATCGAAGTGGCCACGTTCCGCGCCAACATCGACGATGGCAGCGGTGACCGCGAGCTGGATAACGGCCGCTTGGTGCGCGACAACGTCTACGGCAGCATCGAAGACGATGCGATCCGCCGCGACTTCACCTGCAACGCCCTGTACTACGCGATCGAAGATTTTTCGGTGCGCGATTACTGCGGCGGCTTCGAAGACGTGCAAGCGAAGTTGATGAAGTTGATCGGCGACCCGGAGTTGCGTTACCAGGAGGATCCGGTGCGCATGCTGCGTGCGGTGCGCCTGGCGGCCAAGTTGAACTTCGAGATCGAAGCCGGCAGTGCCGAACCGATTCCGCGCCTGGCCGGGTTGTTGTCCGAGGCAGCGCCGGCGCGCTTGTTCGAAGAGATTCTCAAGCTGTTCCTGTCCGGGCACGGCGTGGCCAGTTTCGAAGGCCTGGAGCGTTACGGCTTGCTTGGCGCGCTGTTCCCGGAAAGCGCGGCAGCACTCAAATCCAACCGTAGCGGCGCATTGCGCGCGATGGTGCTCGAAGGCTTGCGCAATACCGATGCGCGCGTGGCCAACGACGAGCCGGTGTCGCCGGCGTTCTTGTTCGCCTTGCTGCTGTGGCCGGCGTTCTGCCGCACCTTGATGGCGCTGCAGGCGCAGGGCGTGCAGCCGGAAGATGCGCAGCGTCGCGCTGCCGACCGGGTCACTTTGCACCAGCTGGAGCGGGTGGCATTGCCGCGTCGCTTCTCGCTGCCGATGCAGGAAATCTGGTTGCTGCAGACGCGCTTCTCGTCGCGTCAGCGCAAGCGCGTGTTCCGCACCTTGTCGCATCCGCGCTTCCGCGCGGCGTTCGACTTCTTGGTGTTGCGTCAGTTCGCGTCGGCCGATCACGCCGCCGATGTGGAGTTCTGGCGCGAGGCGCAGAAATCGTCCGGCCAGGAACTGGTCGATGCGATCGAATCGGCGCAGGCCGATCACGATGGCGGCGAGGGTGCGCCGCGCAAGCGTCGCCGTCGCCGCCGGCGCACCGGCGCTGCCGCAGGCGAGTAG